A single genomic interval of Sceloporus undulatus isolate JIND9_A2432 ecotype Alabama chromosome 2, SceUnd_v1.1, whole genome shotgun sequence harbors:
- the LOC121920933 gene encoding zinc finger protein 260-like, which produces MAVVDMAQVPEAFVEVTVCSNEVQYSMIGRRQRILYKNALQEKYRAMTLFGGFPILTSDLLSRLDRGEEAWVPDLQSSDESEDERPVKPTLKRWPKGRTWWDRYRSPAKYPSSDSTNSGDDQESEVEDGKPQRGNHRLTILHRNLLDISKVNGSNGLKQREAFRNGSQLKKPPRSQLGKLNSAETNDVGRNITKEKAVGEEQKNHCFICNRTFKSIVSLSNHQRIHPVAKTYECSSCGKTFTVKKKFVAHLRKHEKGKGYKGPSSTTMQRTVPSGKMPYKCLECKKFFMRKDLLIVHQRRHAAKRPYMCPECGKSYIRKEHFARHQKTHKSLEMDKPPENDKEAKVKSSEASEKKSSTAPVCKATISPESPLRHQENQTYLHICTFCKKSLRSKSLLVDHERSHREGRPHKCSQCKKSFHYKHLLLKHKTIHTKSALKLPKKKKTTNSLSGSKVQPKTESPSKSSTGKKVGSHSIHRTWHSRKKVKRFHYPCQYCGKSLSRSLTLADHEKLHTGERPYKCHECEESFIRKHHLIRHQENHTRQAPFKHMKHVRKLRTKSRFAVLERINTDRGRGITHNLCLTRHPKILPEAKGFKCQYCGKCLKTKSALINHKKIHRGKKPYQCLECRKNFSQKNHLLSHQKSHMRKKLFVSSDSNQKTVGEKIPSSLKHGNPQKKKTGILVPLLWSKL; this is translated from the exons ATGGCTGTTGTAGATATGGCTCAA GTTCCAGAAGCCTTTGTGGAGGTGACAGTATGCTCAAATGAAGTGCAGTATTCAATGATTGGCCGTCGTCAGAGGATATTATACAAGAATGCCTTGCAAGAGAAATACAGGGCCATGACTTTGTTtg GAGGGTTCCCTATTCTTACTTCTGACCTGCTAAGCCGTCTAGATCGAGGGGAAGAGGCCTGggtccctgatctccagagctctGATGAGAGTGAAGATGAAAGACCTGTTAAGCCAACACTGAAACGATGGCCCAAGGGAAGAACGTGGTGGGATAGGTATAGAAGTCCTGCAAAATACCCCAGTTCAGACTCTACAAATTCAG GCGATGATCAGGAGAGTGAGGTTGAAGATGGGAAACCTCAGCGTGGAAATCACAGGCTGACAATCCTTCACAGAAATTTATTGGATATTTCTAAGGTAAATGGATCAAATGGTCTCAAGCAAAGAGAGGCCTTTCGGAATGGGTCCCAATTGAAGAAACCTCCACGAAGCCAACTAGGAAAGTTAAACTCAGCAGAGACTAATGATGTTGGTAGGAACATAACCAAGGAGAAGGCTGTGGGAGAGGAGCAAAAGAACCACTGTTTCATCTGTAACCGGACCTTCAAGTCAATAGTATCACTTTCCAATCATCAGAGAATACATCCTGTTGCAAAGACCTATGAATGCTCTTCCTGTGGAAAAACATTCACAGTAAAAAAGAAATTTGTTGCACATTTGAGAAAACATGAAAAAGGAAAGGGTTATAAAGGCCCAAGCAGCACTACAATGCAACGAACTGTCCCCTCAGGAAAAATGCCTTATAAATGCCTGGAGTGCAAGAAGTTCTTTATGCGGAAGGACCTCCTTATTGTGCATCAAAGGAGGCATGCAGCAAAACGGCCCTATATGTGTCCTGAATGTGGGAAAAGTTACATTCGGAAGGAACATTTTGCCAGACatcagaaaacccacaaaagtctAGAAATGGATAAACCTCCTGAGAATGACAAAGAAGCAAAGGTTAAAAGTTCTGAAGCTTCTGAGAAGAAATCCTCAACAGCCCCTGTCTGTAAAGCAACAATCTCTCCAGAGAGCCCCCTTAGACATCAGGAAAATCAAACATATCTCCATATATGTACGTTTTGTAAAAAAAGTCTGAGATCCAAAAGTTTGCTGGTTGATCATGAGAGATCCCATAGGGAAGGGAGACCTCATAAGTGTTCTCAGTGCAAGAAAAGCTTTCATTATAAACACCTTTTGCTGAAGCACAAGACAATCCACACAAAATCAGCACTGAAGCTccccaagaagaagaaaacaacaaattctCTCTCTGGTTCTAAAGTGCAACCCAAAACAGAAAGTCCCTCAAAAAGCTCCACTGGCAAGAAGGTAGGCTCTCACAGCATTCACCGGACCTGGCACTCAAGGAAAAAAGTGAAGAGATTTCACTATCCATGCCAATATTGTGGTAAATCCTTGAGCAGAAGTCTCACGCTTGCTGATCACGAGAAACTCCATACAGGAGAGAGACCTTATAAGTGCCATGAGTGTGAAGAAAGTTTCATTCGAAAGCATCACCTTATTCGACACCAAGAGAACCACACCAGACAGGCACCCTTTAAGCATATGAAGCATGTCAgaaaactgaggacaaagagtcGCTTTGCTGTACTTGAAAGAATCAATACAGACCGTGGACGTGGCATCACTCACAACTTGTGCCTTACTAGGCACCCAAAAATCCTTCCAGAGGCTAAGGGCTTTAAGTGTCAATATTGTGGGAAATGCCTGAAAACAAAGAGCGCACTTATAAATCATAAGAAAATCCATAGGGGAAAGAAGCCATATCAGTGTTTGGAGTGTAGGAAGAACTTCTCTCAGAAAAACCATCTTTTGTCCCACCAGAAAAGCCACATGAGAAAAAAGCTGTTTGTAAGCTCAGATTCTAACCAAAAAACAGTGGGGGAAAAAATCCCTTCCTCCCTCAAACATGGGAacccacagaaaaaaaaaactggcataCTTGTGCCCTTACTGTGGAGCAAGCTTTGA
- the LOC121920932 gene encoding zinc finger protein 615-like, with product MAKTVSAQIEQDLLASDQGSLYREVMQESYNTIFMASPLQTSELLAHLERRQESWDPDLQTSDSAAAEAVSASEGLDKQVLTKWPETGNWWNSYRSPVSVPSSDSSSSDDDSVSEKEEEGSVQQEGPRAAKPRAPLLGKCDASCQKEEAYKSWRGQLEGSIYRTDKNDRDLLRKRNGQRGIDAEEGQNVCSECGKRFSRRSSLSRHLKIHSGERPYKCSICGKCFLDKSRLSLHIRKVHKRKTQSGRELYECPECGESFVTRAILTEHQKTHTSEATYPCPACEKSYTEERYRIRHLMVAHSGAHLFKCSNCGKGFIKQKDLISHQTTVHMENNCYMCPDSGTSDREKLSLIKHQRLHMGEFSCKDPKYTDNFEDNRIFAGHCRMNEKEQPQQHLNHQMHFLEGSNPEGYVGTCPECGKCFRNERCFFNHQRMHMQEQSYKQAGEGDPLKEEEPLPAIQTNQVNLKREMCFDCGKPICTNLVLAEPKTEMEQDLHTCPDCGKTFRNGRCFANHQRIHGKERYKKESQQEASGEEVLPTEGRGYQCPTCKRAYSTHYNLRRHQQVHTECKSNKSSSQGKGSSCKWSFSEIQNAPGKGELHQHKCSYCGKAFKAKSVLYRHQQIHIKGKPYKCNVCGKAFAYRYTLAHHQESHIEEQMYQHKCSYCGKAFRTQSSLRRHQQLHMGSKPYSCSVCGKAFAYRYALTHHQEIHVEGPSHKCSFCWKAFRTNYSLSRHKRIHMDTRSYQCSVCGKVFGTKYSLFRHQDMHEKRSSDNMPSSGKDPSNRLNTIKHEAITPEKNSHNWSDSPTFAGHQGVQVDGKIPEHSEDIGGSACTESQNTHLEEKPAVGLATERLSIDNSVLPKNPISHANDNVNKWFEYSISSRYQGIFTKENAPESSGSVNSSQLTEHQNTHIEQSCMKGLEDEKKITDGSVLTQEQDSHGEGNVSRWTDSSIYSGYQDAPTEENHPECSQNGGTFMASLTLTKHQGNLEEDSFNKLDGKKSFKGSTSNQRITKEKKRHICSECGKSCRDKYSLTRHQRIHTSERPYHCQTCSKSFCHSKDLARHQTTHSDIRPYLCTECGKRFKTKSAIVKHQNAHKGVKPYCCSYCGKRVTTSSILRCHLRIHTGERPYKCTVCEKGYMTRSSLKKHLETHLKNELLKGSL from the exons ATGGCCAAAACAGTGTCAGCTCAG ataGAGCAGGATCTCCTGGCCTCTGATCAAGGAAGCCTCTACAGGGAAGTAATGCAAGAGAGCTACAACACCATCTTTATGG cctctcctCTTCAAACCTCTGAACTGCTGGCTCATCTGGAACGAAGGCAAGAGTCCTGGGACCCAGATCTCCAGACCTCTGATAGTGCCGCTGCTGAAGCTGTTTCTGCTTCTGAAGGGCTCGATAAACAAGTTCTGACAAAATGGCCAGAGACTGGAAACTGGTGGAATTCCTACCGAAGTCCTGTGAGCGTGCCCAGTTCAGATTCATCTAGTTCAG ATGATGACTCAGTAagtgaaaaagaagaggaaggaagtgtTCAGCAGGAGGGTCCCAGGGCTGCAAAGCCACGAGCACCTCTCTTAGGTAAATGTGATGCTAGCTGCCAGAAGGAAGAAGCTTATAAGAGTTGGCGTGGTCAGCTTGAGGGCAGCATCTATCGAACTGACAAAAACGACAGGGACCTTCTTAGGAAGAGAAATGGTCAGCGAGGAATAGATGCAGAAGAAGGCCAGAATGTATGCTCCGAATGTGGGAAACGCTTCAGTCGGAGATCATCCCTGAGCAGACATCTCAAAATCCACAGTGGAGAGAGACCCTATAAATGCTCCATTTGTGGCAAATGTTTCCTTGATAAATCAAGGCTGTCTTTACATATAAGAAAAGTGCATAAAAGAAAGACTCAGTCAGGAAGGGAACTCTATGAATGCCCTGAGTGTGGGGAGAGCTTTGTTACAAGAGCCATTCTTACTGAACATCAGAAAACACACACCAGTGAAGCAACCTATCCATGCCCTGCCTGTGAGAAAAGCTATACAGAAGAGAGATATCGTATTAGGCACTTGATGGTAGCCCACTCAGGAGCACATCTCTTTAAATGCTCtaattgtgggaaaggtttcatAAAACAGAAAGATCTCATTAGCCACCAAACGACAGTCCACATGGAGAACAATTGCTACATGTGTCCTGACAGCGGAACAAGCGACAGGGAAAAATTATCCCTAATCAAACATCAGAGGCTGCATATGGGAGAATTTTCTTGCAAAGATCCAAAATATACAGATAATTTTGAAGACAACAGAATATTTGCTGGTCATTGTAGGATGAATGAAAAAGAGCAGCCTCAACAACACTTGAATCACCAAATGCATTTTCTGGAAGGAAGTAATCCAGAAGGCTATGTTGGGACATGCCCTGAATGTGGAAAATGTTTCAGAAAtgagaggtgtttttttaatcatCAGAGAATGCACATGCAAGAGCAATCATATAAGCAAGCAGGTGAAGGGGACCCCCTCAAGGAAGAAGAGCCACTCCCTGCAATTCAGACAAACCAGGTAAATTTGAAACGTGagatgtgctttgattgtggaaaacCGATCTGCACCAATTTGGTGCTGGCTGAACCAAAGACTGAAATGGAACAGGATCTCCATACATGCCCTGATTGTGGGAAAACATTCCGTAATGGCCGATGTTTTGCTAACCACCAGAGAATCCATGGGAAAGAACGGTATAAAAAAGAGTCCCAGCAGGAAGCCTCTGGGGAAGAAGTGTTGCCTACTGAGGGAAGAGGTTATCAGTGCCCTACCTGCAAGAGAGCATATTCAACACATTATAATCTCAGGAGGCACCAGCAAGTCCACACAGAGTGCAAATCCAACAAAAGTTCCAGCCAGGGAAAGGGATCTTCCTGTAAATGGTCATTCAGTGAGATTCAGAATGCCCCAGGCAAAGGAGAACTCCATCAGCACAAATGCTCTTACTGTGGGAAAGCCTTCAAAGCAAAAAGTGTTCTCTACAGACACCAGCAAATCCACATAAAAGGCAAGCCTTATAAATGCAATGTCTGTGGGAAAGCCTTTGCCTACAGATATACTCTTGCTCATCATCAAGAATCCCATATCGAAGAACAGATGTACCAACATAAATGCTCTTATTGTGGGAAAGCCTTCAGAACGCAGTCATCCCTCCGTAGGCACCAGCAACTGCATATGGGGAGCAAACCCTATTCCTGTAGTGTCTGTGGGAAAGCCTTTGCCTACCGATATGCCCTAACTCATCATCAGGAAATACACGTGGAAGGACCATCCCATAAATGCTCTTTCTGTTGGAAAGCCTTCCGAACCAATTATTCTCTCAGTAGACATAAGCGCATCCACATGGACACAAGGTCCTATCAGTGCTCGGTTTGTGGGAAAGTCTTTGGAACAAAATATTCCCTCTTTCGGCACCAGGACATGCATgaaaaaagaagctctgataacATGCCCAGTAGTGGGAAGGATCCTAGTAACAGGTTGAACACAATTAAACATGAGGCTATCACCCCAGAAAAAAATTCTCACAACTGGTCAGACAGTCCAACCTTTGCTGGACATCAGGGTGTCCAAGTGGATGGGAAAATCCCTGAGCATTCTGAGGATATTGGTGGTTCCGCCTGCACTGAAAGCCAGAACACCCACTTGGAAGAAAAACCTGCTGTAGGGTTAGCAACTGAGAGACTATCCATAGACAACTCAGTGCTTCCTAAAAACCCAATTAGCCATGCCAATGACAATGTTAATAAATGGTTTGAATATTCAATCTCATCTAGATATCAGGGGATCTTCACGAAAGAAAATGCTCCTGAATCTTCCGGGAGTGTGAACAGCTCACAGCTCACTGAACACCAAAACACCCACATTGAACAAAGTTGTATGAAAGGATtggaagatgaaaaaaaaattacagatgGCTCAGTGCTCACTCAAGAACAAGATAGTCATGGAGAAGGAAATGTCAGTAGATGGACTGATAGTTCAATATATTCAGGATATCAGGATGCCCCTACAGAAGAAAATCATCCTGAGTGCTCTCAGAATGGAGGGACCTTCATGGCTAGCTTGACTCTTACTAAACATCAAGGGAACTTGGAAGAAGATTCCTTTAATAAGTTAGATGGTAAGAAGTCCTTTAAGGGCAGCACAAGTAATCAGAGAATCACTAAGGAAAAAAAGAGACATATATGTTCCGAGTGTGGGAAATCTTGCAGAGACAAATATTCTCTCActagacatcagagaatccatacCTCAGAGAGACCATATCATTGCCAAACCTGTAGTAAAAGCTTTTGCCACTCCAAAGACCTTGCAAGGCATCAGACAACTCATTCAGATATTAGACCATACCTATGCACCGAATGTGGGAAACGCTTCAAGACAAAATCAGCCATTGTCAAACATCAGAATGCCCACAAAGGAGTGAAACCTTACTGTTGCTCCTACTGTGGCAAAAGAGTCACAACAAGCTCAATTCTTCGTTGTCACTTGAGAATCCATACAGGAGAGCGGCCATATAAGTGTACAGTGTGTGAGAAAGGTTATATGACTAGGTCATCCCTTAAAAAACATTTGGagacacatttaaaaaatgaactccTCAAAGGTTCCCTGTGA